The Halomicronema hongdechloris C2206 genome includes a window with the following:
- a CDS encoding tRNA nucleotidyltransferase/poly(A) polymerase family protein, which produces MPQSPLTLTASALSPKTWPFELSLLPESAHLVGGSVRDALLGRQADYLDLDFVLSANAVATAETIARHYQAGFVVLDAKHQIARVVFDNATVDFAQQVGPTLITDLHRRDFTVNAIAYHPHSEALLDPLGGYGDLQQLSLRMIAPENLKDDPLRLLRAYRQAAQLGFALDPDTQETIRQLAPLIKQVAAERVRGELDCLLSSAAGTPLLQMAWQDGLVRYWLPGSSETGLRIVDAIDRTAQHLQQTWPLYGQILMGWLREQTVPGLHRSWFKAAKLSQLLLPEPAMAEENLRRLKYSRVEQQAVVAILKGWHLLTEMLVQGLSPGQQYYFFKGVGASFPGTAIVALARGVPMETMAPLMHRYVDPSDPVAHPKPLLTGRDLMQALQLQPGPCIGQLLEALQLAQARGQIDTAQAALEWAADWLTRRSAAAVGPGKGDGHSPG; this is translated from the coding sequence TTGCCTCAGTCTCCTCTTACCTTGACCGCTTCGGCCCTTTCTCCCAAGACTTGGCCCTTTGAGCTGTCTCTGCTGCCGGAGTCTGCCCATCTGGTCGGTGGTAGTGTGCGGGATGCTTTATTGGGGCGTCAAGCCGATTATTTAGACTTAGACTTTGTCTTATCCGCAAATGCAGTGGCTACAGCTGAAACGATTGCCCGGCACTATCAAGCGGGGTTCGTGGTGCTTGATGCCAAGCATCAGATTGCCCGGGTGGTGTTTGACAACGCCACCGTCGATTTTGCCCAGCAGGTGGGGCCGACGCTGATCACTGACTTACATCGGCGCGACTTTACCGTCAATGCCATTGCCTATCATCCCCACAGCGAGGCCCTGCTCGATCCCCTAGGGGGCTATGGCGATCTGCAGCAGCTTAGTCTGCGGATGATTGCCCCGGAAAATCTAAAAGATGATCCCTTGCGCTTACTGCGGGCCTATCGCCAGGCAGCTCAATTAGGATTTGCTCTGGATCCAGATACTCAGGAGACCATTCGCCAATTGGCTCCCTTAATCAAACAGGTGGCGGCGGAGCGAGTGCGAGGGGAACTGGATTGTCTGTTGAGTTCTGCTGCCGGCACGCCGCTATTGCAGATGGCTTGGCAAGATGGCCTGGTGCGCTATTGGTTGCCTGGGAGTAGTGAAACCGGATTAAGAATCGTTGATGCCATCGATCGGACGGCCCAGCACCTGCAGCAGACCTGGCCTCTCTATGGTCAGATACTAATGGGATGGCTGCGAGAACAGACGGTACCCGGGCTCCATCGCAGTTGGTTCAAGGCTGCTAAGCTCAGCCAACTCCTGCTGCCAGAACCGGCCATGGCGGAGGAAAATTTACGGCGCCTCAAGTATAGTCGGGTGGAGCAGCAGGCGGTGGTGGCTATTCTTAAAGGCTGGCATCTGTTAACTGAGATGTTGGTCCAGGGACTGTCTCCAGGGCAGCAATATTACTTCTTTAAGGGGGTCGGGGCGAGTTTTCCGGGGACGGCTATCGTCGCCTTGGCTCGGGGAGTGCCGATGGAGACTATGGCCCCGTTGATGCATCGTTATGTAGACCCCAGTGATCCTGTGGCCCATCCCAAGCCGCTGCTGACGGGGCGTGATTTGATGCAAGCCCTGCAATTGCAGCCTGGCCCTTGTATTGGTCAACTGCTGGAGGCGTTGCAATTGGCCCAGGCTCGGGGGCAGATCGATACTGCCCAGGCCGCGCTGGAATGGGCGGCGGATTGGCTGACGCGGCGATCGGCAGCGGCAGTGGGCCCAGGGAAGGGGGATGGCCACTCCCCTGGATAA
- a CDS encoding Ycf34 family protein, protein MCICVNCHYVDRCITYHAVETQHQQPHLTEAPDFEAIEPTINVNIRHRGEDIEMEWDVVGCDSFTEEMGKWSKLRPGELVPT, encoded by the coding sequence ATGTGCATTTGCGTCAATTGCCATTACGTCGATCGCTGCATCACCTACCACGCGGTTGAGACGCAACATCAGCAGCCTCACCTCACCGAGGCCCCAGACTTTGAGGCTATCGAACCCACTATCAACGTCAACATTCGCCATCGTGGCGAGGACATTGAGATGGAGTGGGATGTTGTCGGCTGCGACAGTTTCACTGAGGAAATGGGTAAATGGTCCAAGCTGCGACCGGGTGAGTTGGTTCCCACCTAG
- a CDS encoding serine/threonine-protein kinase: protein MTTLCLNIHCPQPQNPETGRFCRACGHPLELGDRYRPIECIGQGGFGRTLLALDQAQTPPQHCVIKQLLPASGGVDVRVLAGPPPDLSRRFRHEVAQLQQLGQHPQIPALLDFFDLATGQFLVQDYIEGRHLDQVLAQAGAFRERQVRRLLADILPVLQHIHQHQIIHRDIKPTNLIAPRSGGPIVLVDFGASKYASDAAQGERTGTVIGSAAYVAPEQALGKAVFASDLYSLGVTCIHLLTGLHPFELYSVSEGRWHWRTYVQSPVSLKLARILDRMLARGLRERYATAAAVLADLDRSPQPSLPGQRQSSTSVQVSGSQPSGRDVVSLAVSCRTLTVPSGVVINTLAVSPQQRLMVTGAANQTVQLWDLDQGESWYRFGKRLGPFGEGHRDAVTAVLFHPDGNSVFSGSQDGVIKWWDLASGDLIETLPQIDWGPMVLTITPDGRWLISAAGEGKIHLWDLVAHRQGATLTHHRDRVNALTLAAQDQLISSGEDGTIRLWQLPQGWLLRTLTVDQAVTSLAANANRRVLFSGNHTGQLQTWQLQTWVPQLLGEHRDTVTTLSLSPNGHWLASGSGDGTLFVWAAATKQRVATLRHDWAVRAAVFAPDNRTLISSSADETVRIWCLPAESP from the coding sequence TTGACCACCCTCTGCCTCAATATCCATTGTCCTCAACCCCAAAATCCAGAGACGGGACGGTTTTGCCGGGCCTGTGGCCACCCCCTAGAGTTAGGGGATCGCTATCGTCCCATTGAGTGCATTGGGCAGGGGGGATTCGGGCGGACTTTGCTGGCCCTAGACCAGGCCCAGACCCCTCCCCAGCATTGTGTGATTAAGCAATTACTGCCGGCCTCGGGGGGGGTGGACGTGCGCGTTCTCGCGGGGCCTCCCCCTGATCTTTCCCGGCGCTTTCGCCATGAGGTCGCCCAATTGCAACAGTTGGGTCAACATCCTCAGATCCCAGCCTTGTTAGATTTCTTCGACTTGGCCACGGGACAATTTTTGGTACAGGACTATATTGAGGGTCGCCACCTAGACCAGGTGCTAGCCCAAGCGGGAGCCTTTCGGGAACGGCAGGTGCGGCGCCTATTAGCAGACATCTTGCCGGTATTGCAGCATATCCACCAACACCAGATCATCCATCGAGATATTAAGCCAACCAACCTGATTGCGCCCCGCTCCGGTGGCCCGATAGTCCTGGTGGATTTCGGGGCCTCTAAGTATGCCAGCGATGCTGCCCAGGGGGAGCGCACGGGCACGGTCATCGGCAGTGCCGCCTATGTGGCCCCAGAACAGGCGCTGGGGAAGGCAGTCTTCGCCAGCGATCTCTACAGTCTTGGGGTTACCTGCATTCACCTGCTGACCGGACTGCATCCCTTTGAACTCTACTCAGTCAGCGAAGGGCGGTGGCACTGGCGCACCTATGTGCAGTCGCCTGTCAGCCTCAAATTAGCCAGAATTTTAGATCGGATGCTGGCCCGGGGTCTGCGGGAACGCTATGCCACCGCCGCTGCCGTGTTGGCAGATCTAGACCGCAGTCCGCAACCTTCTCTACCAGGGCAGCGCCAGTCCTCTACCTCTGTCCAGGTGTCTGGCTCGCAGCCGTCTGGGCGGGATGTTGTTTCTCTGGCTGTCTCTTGTCGCACCTTGACGGTCCCCAGTGGGGTGGTGATCAACACCCTAGCAGTCAGCCCCCAGCAGCGGCTCATGGTCACGGGGGCTGCTAATCAGACTGTCCAGCTTTGGGATCTGGATCAGGGAGAGAGTTGGTATCGCTTTGGCAAACGGTTGGGGCCGTTTGGGGAGGGGCATCGGGATGCGGTCACGGCCGTGCTGTTTCATCCTGATGGCAATAGTGTCTTCAGCGGCAGCCAAGATGGAGTCATTAAGTGGTGGGACCTAGCCAGTGGCGACCTGATCGAAACCTTACCCCAGATTGATTGGGGGCCCATGGTCTTGACCATTACCCCTGATGGTCGTTGGCTGATCAGTGCCGCCGGAGAGGGCAAAATCCATCTATGGGATTTAGTAGCCCATCGCCAGGGGGCCACCCTGACCCACCACCGAGATCGGGTCAATGCCCTCACCTTGGCCGCCCAGGATCAGCTGATCAGCAGCGGCGAGGATGGCACCATCCGCCTCTGGCAACTGCCCCAAGGATGGCTATTGCGCACGCTGACAGTGGATCAGGCGGTGACTAGCTTGGCCGCCAACGCCAACCGGCGGGTTTTGTTCAGCGGTAATCACACCGGGCAGTTGCAGACCTGGCAGTTGCAGACCTGGGTGCCCCAGCTCCTGGGAGAGCACCGGGATACGGTTACGACTCTGAGTTTGAGTCCCAATGGCCACTGGCTGGCCAGCGGCAGTGGCGATGGCACGCTGTTTGTCTGGGCGGCTGCCACGAAGCAGCGTGTGGCCACTCTGCGCCATGACTGGGCCGTACGAGCAGCCGTATTTGCCCCTGACAATCGCACCCTGATCAGCAGCAGTGCCGACGAAACGGTGCGGATCTGGTGTTTGCCGGCCGAGAGCCCTTAA
- a CDS encoding Uma2 family endonuclease has translation MVQSNYPQPPSETLPTMYDLPSEDPEEPGLPDEFHLLQPQLLRDTCRPATYDLYDLNEVFIGTDLNLYYEVRHPRWYKRPDWFLVLGVRRARQQTDLRWSYVIWQEGVAPFLAIELLSPGTEADDLGQSLREVNQPPSKWQVYEQILRIPYYGVFDRYQNRFQLFELQGVRYEAVPLPEARFWFEPLGLGLGVWQGDYQGTTGAWLRWYDAEHHWLPTPEEQAEQERQRAEQERQRAEQERQRAERLEARLRALGIDPDGLDG, from the coding sequence ATGGTCCAGAGCAACTATCCTCAACCCCCCTCCGAAACGCTTCCCACCATGTATGATCTGCCCAGCGAAGATCCGGAGGAGCCAGGCTTGCCCGATGAATTTCATCTGCTGCAGCCCCAGCTTTTGCGGGACACCTGTCGTCCCGCCACCTACGATCTATACGATCTAAATGAGGTCTTTATCGGTACTGATCTCAACCTCTACTACGAGGTGCGGCATCCCCGCTGGTATAAGCGTCCCGATTGGTTCCTGGTCCTGGGAGTGCGCCGAGCCCGGCAGCAAACCGATCTGCGTTGGAGCTATGTCATTTGGCAGGAAGGGGTTGCTCCCTTTTTAGCCATTGAGCTGCTGTCTCCAGGCACAGAGGCGGATGATTTGGGGCAAAGCCTGCGGGAGGTAAACCAACCCCCTAGTAAGTGGCAGGTTTACGAGCAGATTTTGCGTATTCCCTATTACGGGGTGTTCGATCGCTACCAGAACCGATTTCAACTCTTTGAGCTGCAGGGGGTGCGCTATGAGGCAGTGCCGTTGCCAGAGGCGCGGTTTTGGTTTGAGCCTTTGGGGTTAGGGTTAGGGGTATGGCAAGGGGATTACCAAGGCACGACCGGAGCCTGGCTGCGATGGTACGATGCTGAGCATCACTGGCTGCCAACGCCCGAGGAGCAGGCGGAGCAGGAACGGCAGCGGGCAGAGCAGGAACGGCAGCGGGCGGAGCAAGAACGACAGCGGGCAGAGCGGCTGGAGGCCCGGCTGCGGGCCTTGGGGATCGACCCCGATGGTCTTGATGGCTAA
- a CDS encoding ATP-grasp domain-containing protein, translated as MKIFNHDITLSTHDQEAGTHLYSGRALGLTNPGDKIQMHPDLTADWDAIVAHYEQVGLAHTHDVIWDVDITQMSQHPDHDICVYFFGDAVNRHDTHRQFFRQWNPRWCQVVDFINSKNNFIYLAEELNIPVPKTLRFEHVAAARACDTLPLPCYVKPAVSDHGFGIRRCPDEQALDQAFEHLVDDEPLQIQAEVPTSTFLNLQYQVTPAGVTPLLASEQILDGCVHGGNRYPTDYDPWEKIAPFAEWMGEHGMKGIFAVDVAVVPEAGGIQYLAIECNPRFNGSSYPTLVAQKLRIPRWSSATYKTPPRALREVDLTDLAFEPATGKGVILINWGTIQAGKLCVLLAGSPEEQAEVGQELQARLQA; from the coding sequence ATGAAGATTTTTAACCACGATATCACCCTCAGTACTCACGATCAGGAGGCAGGCACTCACCTGTATTCGGGCCGAGCCTTGGGGCTTACCAACCCGGGGGATAAAATTCAAATGCATCCTGATCTGACTGCAGACTGGGATGCCATCGTGGCCCACTATGAGCAGGTGGGACTCGCTCACACCCACGACGTGATTTGGGATGTGGATATTACTCAGATGAGCCAGCATCCCGACCATGACATCTGTGTTTACTTCTTCGGCGATGCCGTTAACCGTCACGATACCCATCGCCAGTTTTTCCGGCAGTGGAATCCTCGCTGGTGCCAGGTGGTGGATTTTATTAACTCTAAAAACAACTTCATTTATCTGGCGGAAGAGCTCAATATCCCAGTACCTAAAACCCTGCGATTTGAGCACGTCGCTGCCGCCAGAGCCTGTGATACCTTGCCCCTGCCCTGCTATGTCAAACCCGCCGTCTCCGACCATGGCTTCGGCATCAGGCGGTGTCCTGATGAACAGGCTCTGGACCAGGCCTTTGAACACTTGGTAGACGACGAACCCCTGCAAATCCAAGCGGAAGTTCCCACCTCTACCTTCCTCAACTTGCAATATCAGGTGACGCCGGCAGGGGTGACGCCGTTGTTGGCGTCGGAGCAGATTCTGGATGGCTGTGTCCATGGGGGCAATCGTTACCCGACTGACTACGACCCCTGGGAAAAGATAGCGCCCTTTGCCGAGTGGATGGGGGAACATGGCATGAAGGGCATCTTTGCCGTCGATGTGGCGGTTGTGCCTGAGGCCGGCGGGATTCAGTACCTGGCCATCGAGTGCAACCCTCGCTTCAATGGGTCTTCCTATCCCACCCTGGTCGCCCAAAAGTTAAGGATTCCCCGCTGGAGCAGTGCCACTTACAAGACTCCGCCGCGCGCTCTGCGAGAGGTAGACCTCACCGATCTGGCCTTCGAACCAGCCACAGGTAAGGGAGTGATTTTGATTAATTGGGGCACGATTCAAGCCGGCAAGCTCTGTGTGCTGCTGGCTGGGTCCCCGGAAGAGCAGGCCGAGGTGGGCCAGGAGTTGCAGGCGCGGCTGCAAGCTTAA
- a CDS encoding helix-turn-helix domain-containing protein, giving the protein MIPVQDLQSLQGISELAIAEARSLQIRTDLMLGLQRYIQQQGWTPEQAAMRLKQPLPRIQNLMNGEISRFSVEQLIQLLASVGLHVHVSITDA; this is encoded by the coding sequence ATGATACCCGTTCAAGACCTGCAATCACTGCAGGGAATTTCGGAACTTGCGATCGCAGAGGCCCGCAGTCTGCAAATTCGCACTGACCTGATGCTAGGGCTACAGCGCTACATCCAACAACAGGGATGGACCCCAGAGCAAGCGGCTATGCGGTTGAAACAACCTTTGCCCCGCATCCAGAACCTGATGAATGGTGAAATTAGCCGCTTCAGTGTGGAACAGCTGATCCAACTGCTGGCCTCTGTTGGCCTGCACGTCCATGTCTCCATTACCGACGCCTAG
- a CDS encoding isoaspartyl peptidase/L-asparaginase family protein produces the protein MLDNFSLMIHGGAGALEHIKREGSETDFIHSIRRILEAGRQILAAEGTALDAVEYCAAALEDDPLYNAGHGSVLNEYGEVEMDAAIMHGHGLQAGAVAGVTNIKNPIRLARQVLEKSEHVMLVGKGAMEFAKLWGIPMMTDDYFVITSRIQQWREAQKAGGMMLDHEDAEPQRKFGTIGAVAWDCQGHLAAATSTGGIVNKRWGRVGDSPIIGAGVFADNTTCAVSATGYGEQFQRTVLSKMISDFIYFKGMTAPEAAAAGIQYLVETLNGLGGVIVIDRQGRCAAGHSTSGMIYGYIQQGRESICRLS, from the coding sequence ATGCTTGATAACTTTTCCCTCATGATTCACGGGGGCGCTGGCGCCCTAGAGCACATCAAACGGGAAGGCAGTGAAACTGATTTTATTCATAGTATTCGCCGCATTTTAGAAGCGGGACGCCAGATTTTGGCAGCAGAGGGAACCGCCTTGGATGCCGTAGAATACTGCGCCGCCGCCCTAGAAGATGATCCCCTCTACAACGCCGGGCATGGTTCGGTACTCAACGAGTATGGCGAAGTCGAAATGGACGCCGCTATTATGCACGGGCATGGCTTACAGGCAGGAGCAGTGGCCGGAGTCACCAACATCAAAAACCCCATTCGTCTGGCCCGGCAGGTGCTGGAGAAAAGCGAGCATGTGATGCTGGTGGGCAAAGGCGCCATGGAGTTTGCCAAGCTCTGGGGCATTCCCATGATGACCGATGACTACTTCGTCATCACTTCCCGCATTCAGCAATGGCGAGAGGCCCAAAAGGCCGGTGGCATGATGCTGGATCACGAAGATGCCGAACCCCAGCGTAAATTCGGTACCATCGGCGCCGTCGCCTGGGACTGTCAGGGTCACCTGGCCGCCGCCACCTCCACTGGCGGCATCGTCAACAAGCGCTGGGGCCGCGTCGGCGACAGCCCCATCATTGGGGCCGGGGTATTCGCAGACAATACCACCTGCGCCGTATCAGCCACCGGCTATGGAGAACAGTTTCAGCGCACTGTGCTGAGCAAGATGATCTCCGACTTCATCTATTTCAAAGGCATGACCGCCCCAGAAGCCGCCGCTGCCGGGATTCAGTACCTAGTAGAGACGCTCAACGGCCTAGGGGGCGTCATCGTTATCGACCGCCAGGGACGCTGCGCTGCCGGTCATTCCACCTCCGGCATGATCTACGGCTATATCCAACAGGGCCGGGAAAGTATCTGCCGATTGTCATGA
- a CDS encoding YgiT-type zinc finger protein codes for MYGYKCEYCEGTVQPRTVKREAFKHRDGFVILEDVTIGVCDTCGNRYYSANILHAVHAVATGAKAPERTEQIPVTHLESA; via the coding sequence ATGTACGGATACAAATGTGAGTATTGCGAAGGAACTGTTCAACCCCGAACTGTCAAACGTGAGGCATTCAAACATAGAGATGGATTTGTCATCCTCGAAGATGTAACGATCGGTGTTTGTGATACTTGTGGCAATCGGTACTACTCAGCCAATATTCTTCATGCAGTTCATGCAGTTGCAACTGGAGCGAAAGCTCCTGAGAGAACCGAACAAATTCCGGTTACTCATCTAGAATCAGCATAG
- a CDS encoding DUF4258 domain-containing protein has product MEEMAEDMLTILDVEEAVLNGRVIQVEKDDPRGTKYVVVGNALDQRTPVGMVGRFASTGRYLIITVYEVTELEG; this is encoded by the coding sequence ATGGAAGAGATGGCTGAGGATATGCTGACTATTTTAGATGTGGAAGAGGCCGTTTTGAACGGTCGAGTTATCCAGGTTGAAAAGGATGACCCCAGAGGCACAAAATATGTAGTAGTGGGAAATGCGCTAGATCAACGAACACCTGTTGGCATGGTTGGACGTTTCGCTAGTACCGGACGCTATTTAATCATCACGGTTTATGAAGTCACTGAACTTGAGGGCTAA
- a CDS encoding IS5 family transposase, translated as MGQQGFWDIEERQQKLEQKKAVLNRLNQLVPWETFRPILMQIREKPRKSQAGRNPTDVLLLFKMLVLQKLYNISDDELEYQVNDRLSFMQFLGLGLEDRVPDATTVWLFREQLQQHGLVEALFEQFGAYLQGAGYAAKDGQIVDATLIPVPKQRNTREENQTLKQGEVPVEWQETPHQLAQKDVDARWTKKNGTSHYGYKNHINSDAGFKLIRRYSVTDASVHDSQVLGELLDADNSGDGLWADSAYLSVLIVEVLKLIGFEPHINERAYRNRPLSEAQKTANRERSKTRARVEHIFGDVVTSMGGKVVRSIGLARAQTQLGLKNLVYNLKRFVCLETQRAASAELAR; from the coding sequence ATGGGACAGCAGGGATTCTGGGATATCGAAGAGCGCCAGCAAAAACTGGAGCAAAAGAAGGCGGTACTGAATCGGTTGAATCAACTGGTGCCGTGGGAGACCTTTCGTCCGATTCTGATGCAGATTCGAGAGAAACCGCGCAAAAGCCAGGCCGGTCGTAACCCCACCGATGTCCTGTTACTCTTCAAGATGCTGGTGCTGCAAAAGCTATACAACATCAGCGATGACGAACTGGAATATCAGGTCAACGACCGACTGTCCTTCATGCAATTTCTCGGTTTGGGGCTTGAGGATAGAGTCCCGGATGCAACGACGGTGTGGCTCTTCCGAGAACAGTTGCAGCAGCACGGCTTGGTGGAGGCGTTGTTCGAGCAGTTTGGAGCCTATCTGCAAGGGGCAGGCTATGCCGCCAAGGATGGGCAAATTGTGGATGCGACCTTGATTCCAGTTCCCAAACAACGCAACACCCGTGAGGAGAACCAAACCCTCAAGCAGGGTGAGGTTCCCGTTGAGTGGCAAGAGACCCCTCATCAGCTCGCGCAAAAAGATGTTGACGCCCGATGGACGAAGAAAAATGGAACGTCCCACTACGGCTACAAAAACCACATCAATAGTGATGCCGGCTTTAAGCTCATTCGCCGTTACAGCGTCACCGATGCGTCGGTCCATGACTCGCAGGTCTTGGGCGAGTTGCTCGATGCGGATAATAGCGGCGATGGACTTTGGGCCGATAGTGCGTATCTCTCCGTGCTGATTGTCGAGGTGCTGAAATTGATAGGGTTTGAGCCGCATATAAATGAACGGGCCTATCGCAATCGCCCCTTAAGCGAGGCCCAGAAAACCGCGAATCGAGAGCGCTCCAAAACCCGTGCCAGAGTGGAGCACATCTTCGGAGATGTCGTCACCAGCATGGGTGGCAAGGTGGTGCGCAGCATCGGGTTAGCCCGTGCCCAGACCCAGCTAGGTCTGAAAAATCTGGTGTATAACCTGAAGCGGTTTGTGTGTCTCGAAACCCAACGTGCTGCATCGGCTGAACTGGCAAGATAA
- a CDS encoding type II toxin-antitoxin system VapC family toxin, translated as MILCDAGVLLCLVDRTQPKHSAYRNAVRRIASPLLTTWSCFTEAMYLALHRGGWTMQKQLGQLLLDKLLVIYEIQEQYYSRLLELMEQYQDRPMDLADASLVLVAERTNFRRILTLDSDFLFYRIENQGTFDVIQVQ; from the coding sequence GTGATTCTTTGTGATGCAGGAGTTTTGCTTTGTTTAGTTGATCGCACTCAGCCAAAACACTCAGCTTACCGAAATGCTGTAAGGCGGATTGCTTCACCTCTTCTCACAACTTGGTCTTGTTTCACAGAAGCTATGTATTTAGCTCTTCATCGAGGCGGGTGGACGATGCAAAAACAGCTAGGGCAACTGCTCTTAGATAAGCTTTTGGTGATTTACGAAATTCAAGAGCAATACTACTCCCGTTTATTAGAGCTGATGGAGCAGTATCAAGATCGACCAATGGACTTGGCTGATGCGTCATTGGTGCTGGTAGCTGAGAGGACGAATTTCCGGCGAATTCTCACACTCGATTCAGATTTCCTGTTCTATCGCATTGAAAATCAGGGGACTTTTGATGTCATTCAAGTTCAGTGA
- a CDS encoding DUF2281 domain-containing protein, whose translation MTIRETAIAKLQQLPDSLLQQVNDFIDFLMYRRRHSTITDDRKDELAQAWTRWFESVDHLEVTSTDSVSDYQQHLVSKYRQQGLEL comes from the coding sequence ATGACGATTCGTGAAACTGCTATTGCTAAATTGCAGCAACTACCTGATTCGCTTCTTCAACAAGTCAATGATTTTATAGATTTTTTGATGTATCGGCGTCGGCATAGCACTATCACTGATGATCGTAAAGATGAGTTGGCTCAAGCGTGGACAAGGTGGTTCGAGTCTGTTGATCATCTAGAAGTCACGTCAACCGACTCAGTTAGCGACTATCAACAACATCTGGTATCCAAATATCGGCAGCAGGGTCTAGAATTGTGA
- a CDS encoding tetratricopeptide repeat protein, with protein MNDGVVSKSILLLAANPKGTGSLRLQEEEREIKERLRLAGYGKVPINSTGATRTRDIQQAMLDFKPQVVHFTGHGSGKDGLAFEDVAGNLKLIGSDALANLFKLFSNHVECVVLNACYSEFQAEAIAQHIDYVIGMNQAIGDRAAIEFSVGFYTALGAGESVEFAYELGCNAIQLEGIPEHLTPVLFAKKIGHEDVENQNLDLRTFPFKQAAEELPKTTESLTAEDFFERGKEKYKAGNYQGAIIDFQEAICLQPDYAKAYRACGLAKSRLEDYEGAIGDYTTAISFQPNNPDLYIDRGKARDQLKDCRDFRGAILDFSEAIHLQPNNFHAYNCRGKVKHHLRKYQEAIEDFNEAIRLRPDYSCNFCDRGRTKDRLEDHQSAIEDLDEAIRLQPACTKAHLARGIAKFQVQDFQGAIADFTEVICLKPSFAFAYEIRGMTKNYFLNENQNRQSAIADYQEAASLYKRKKDIESYCSALEKVKQIERQIEEDRKGFWRWLLS; from the coding sequence ATGAATGACGGCGTCGTCTCAAAATCGATCTTACTGCTGGCTGCGAACCCCAAGGGAACAGGAAGCTTGCGTCTGCAAGAAGAAGAGAGAGAAATTAAGGAGCGTCTCCGTCTAGCTGGATATGGCAAAGTACCGATTAACTCGACTGGAGCCACTCGTACAAGAGATATTCAACAAGCGATGCTGGACTTTAAGCCACAGGTCGTTCATTTCACAGGTCATGGTTCAGGGAAAGATGGTTTGGCTTTTGAGGATGTGGCAGGAAATCTTAAGCTGATTGGCTCAGATGCGTTAGCTAACTTATTCAAACTTTTTTCTAATCATGTAGAGTGCGTTGTTCTGAATGCCTGCTACTCAGAGTTTCAAGCTGAGGCGATCGCACAACACATTGATTACGTGATTGGGATGAATCAGGCAATTGGTGATCGTGCAGCAATTGAATTTTCTGTCGGTTTCTACACTGCATTAGGAGCTGGAGAATCAGTTGAATTTGCCTATGAACTGGGTTGTAATGCGATTCAGCTAGAGGGCATTCCAGAACACTTAACTCCAGTCCTTTTCGCAAAAAAAATTGGGCATGAAGATGTAGAGAATCAAAATCTCGATTTGAGAACTTTCCCTTTTAAGCAAGCTGCTGAGGAACTTCCCAAAACTACAGAATCATTGACTGCGGAAGACTTTTTTGAACGGGGAAAAGAGAAATACAAGGCAGGCAATTATCAGGGGGCGATTATAGATTTTCAAGAAGCTATTTGTCTCCAGCCAGATTATGCCAAAGCCTACAGAGCTTGTGGATTGGCAAAAAGTCGGTTGGAGGATTACGAGGGCGCGATTGGTGACTATACAACAGCTATTAGTTTTCAACCAAATAATCCAGACCTCTACATAGATCGAGGAAAGGCAAGAGATCAATTGAAAGATTGCCGAGATTTTCGAGGCGCGATTCTAGATTTCAGTGAAGCAATTCATCTTCAACCAAATAACTTCCACGCTTACAACTGCCGTGGAAAAGTAAAGCATCATTTAAGGAAATACCAAGAAGCTATCGAAGATTTCAATGAAGCGATTCGTCTTCGACCAGATTATTCTTGTAATTTCTGTGATCGTGGAAGAACTAAAGATAGATTAGAAGATCATCAGAGTGCTATCGAAGATCTTGATGAGGCTATTCGTCTTCAACCGGCCTGTACAAAGGCTCATTTGGCGCGTGGAATAGCAAAGTTTCAAGTACAGGATTTTCAAGGTGCGATAGCAGATTTTACTGAGGTTATTTGTCTCAAGCCTAGCTTTGCCTTTGCCTATGAAATTCGAGGAATGACGAAGAACTATTTTCTGAATGAAAACCAGAATAGGCAGAGCGCTATTGCAGACTATCAAGAGGCTGCATCTTTGTACAAACGGAAGAAAGATATTGAAAGTTACTGTAGTGCCCTTGAGAAAGTAAAACAAATTGAAAGACAGATTGAAGAAGACCGTAAAGGATTTTGGAGGTGGTTACTCTCATGA